A window of Plasmodium brasilianum strain Bolivian I chromosome 8, whole genome shotgun sequence contains these coding sequences:
- a CDS encoding hypothetical protein (conserved Plasmodium protein), with amino-acid sequence MYFRNVNVVLLCIILFGKLNSVCLINNKQLFLNNVRNNKSFCPRIKLKKINKRTTFNNTSFRKAYNNLFLFDKLKRGLHFFSYLKNDEDESIISNINDLAAIKQIVQNEEKKELEKENMKKILQHAVFSRITFKIINSISYLVKHFDVDKALICSILNDIGEHVKEPKEAESFLALHFFLLKDEDIELFSMVHIIDFFKSKQKLMETIQNIKRRIYEECVNELVRRQLDRYSLFCKKKKIKYDIKDAMNKIELHVKDEELYFSYDYKDLLKLFEKSIEIEKSKGSKDIIRGYVNSSSMEGHKESNVVNVSIDDNTDVNVDDNENLKELRKTYEELQSFNDSIIRFIDTDQELYYFDENEYSFRNRRKKASSYDDDRCGKPYEDNKYDNQYEDQYGDQYDDKYADQDDDPYGDEDRDRVKAVQKNIDEYIEKCTREKNMSIEDIKNEFIEQADMNFKKFMESIKLDENANETEASIAPTTIVKEKKKNPDKTTSSTNEITNFKLKKISTNEEDINLTNDILYERLRIKVLYYLQKMEYLKFKYQYDIINERYPINKNEKTVLDVLKYNYKLVVAPHIDNSIFHKDIPERATQDKVENAANIVTEPTHRRKKHFKFKCANCNYHIFNTSDKDIPEKLEACPQCNAKQDAIRYKSESHLFASTHLY; translated from the exons ATGTATTTTAGAAATGTTAATGTCGTTCTTTTGTGCATTATCCTATTTGGTAAATTAAATTCTGTTTGtctaataaataataaacagtTGTTTCTTAACAAtgtaagaaataataaatcttTTTGTCCTCGCATAaagctaaaaaaaataaacaagagAACAACTTTTAACAATACCTCTTTTAGAAAAGCATATAACAACCTCTTTCTTTTTGACAAGCTAAAAAGGGGAttgcatttttttagttatttgAAAAACGACGAAGATGAG AGCATAATCTCGAATATCAATGATTTAGCAGCAATCAAACAAATTGTACAGAACGAGGAGAAGAAagaattagaaaaagaaaacatgaAAAAGATTTTGCAGCACGCAGTATTTTCACGTATTACGTTCAAGATTATAAACAGTATATCTTATCTGGTTAAGCACTTCGATGTAGACAAAGCGCTG ATATGCTCCATTCTAAACGATATAGGCGAACATGTTAAGGAACCAAAAGAGGCAGAGAGTTTTCTAGCCTTacacttttttcttttaaaagatGAAGACATagaa CTTTTTTCGATGGTGCACATTATCGACTTTTTCAAAAGCAAGCAGAAACTAATGGAAACGATACAAAACATAAAAA GAAGAATATACGAAGAGTGTGTAAATGAGCTGGTGAGAAGGCAGCTTGACAGATATAgtcttttttgtaaaaaaaaaaaaataaagtatgatataaaagatgcaatgaataaaattgaaCTGCATGTAAAAGATGAGGAGTTATATTTTAGTTACGATTATAAAGAtttattaaaactttttgaaaaaagcaTAGAGATAGAAAAGAGTAAAGGGAGCAAGGATATCATTAGAGGATATGTTAATTCATCATCCATGGAGGGGCATAAAGAAAGTAATGTAGTTAATGTTTCAATTGATGATAACACTGATGTTAATGTTGATGacaatgaaaatttaaaagaattaagaAAAACATACGAAGAGTTACAGTCCTTTAATGATTCGATTATTCGATTCATCGATACAGATCAAGAACTGTACTATTTTGACGAAAATGAATACAGCTTTAGAAATAGAAGGAAAAAGGCCAGCAGCTACGATGATGATAGATGTGGTAAACCTTACGAGGATAACAAGTATGATAACCAGTATGAAGACCAGTATGGGGATCAGTATGACGATAAGTATGCTGACCAGGATGATGATCCTTATGGGGATGAGGATAGGGACCGAGTTAAAGCTGTGCAAAAGAACATAGACGAGTACATAGAGAAATGTACAAGAGAGAAAAACATGTCGATTgaagatattaaaaatgagtTCATAGAACAGGCAGatatgaattttaaaaaatttatggaaAGTATAAAACTTGATGAAAATGCAAATGAAACAGAAGCATCAATAGCACCTACAACGatagtaaaagaaaaaaaaaaaaatccagATAAAACGACATCATCTACAAACgaaataacaaattttaagcttaaaaaaataagcacaAATGAAGAGGATATAAATTTAACGAATGATATACTGTACGAAAGGCTACgaataaaagttttatattatcttcaaaaaatggaataCTTAAAATTCAAGTATCAGTATGACATTATTAATGAAAGGTATCctataaacaaaaatgaaaaaacggTATTAGATGTTCTAAAATACAACTATAAGCTAGTTGTTGCTCCTCACATTGACAACTCTATATTTCACAAGGACATTCCAGAGAGAGCTACACAAGATAAAGTAGAAAACGCAGCGAACATAGTGACTGAGCCCACTCATCGAAGAA AGAAGCATTTTAAATTCAAGTGCGCCAATTGTAATTACCACATTTTCAATACAA GTGATAAGGACATACCCGAGAAGTTAGAAGCATGCCCGCAATGTAACGCGAAA CAAGATGCGATACGATACAAATCTGAGTCGCACCTATTCGCTTCTACTCACTTATACTAG